The Denitrificimonas caeni genome has a segment encoding these proteins:
- the ilvC gene encoding ketol-acid reductoisomerase, giving the protein MKVYYDKDCDLSIIKGKKVAIIGYGSQGHAHACNLQDSGVDVTVGLRAGSSSIAKAEAHGLKVADVASAVKAADVVMVLTPDEFQGQLYKEELEPNLKKGATLAFAHGFSVHYNQVTPRADLDVIMIAPKAPGHTVRSEFVKGGGIPDLIAIYQDASGNAKNVALSYASGVGGGRTGIIETTFKDETETDLFGEQAVLCGGTVELVKAGFEILVEAGYAPEMAYFECLHELKLIVDLMFEGGIANMNYSISNNAEYGEYVTGPEVINDESRAAMRNALKRIQNGEYAKMFITEGATNYPSMTANRRNNAAHGIEVVGEKLRSMMPWISANKIVDKSKN; this is encoded by the coding sequence ATGAAAGTTTACTATGACAAAGATTGTGATCTATCCATCATCAAGGGTAAGAAAGTAGCCATTATTGGTTATGGTTCACAAGGTCATGCGCATGCATGTAACCTGCAGGACTCAGGAGTGGATGTCACAGTTGGTCTGCGTGCTGGTTCTTCTTCGATTGCCAAAGCAGAAGCACACGGTTTGAAAGTTGCTGATGTTGCCTCTGCAGTGAAAGCAGCAGATGTTGTTATGGTGCTTACGCCCGACGAGTTCCAGGGTCAGCTCTATAAAGAAGAGTTAGAGCCAAACCTAAAGAAAGGCGCAACCCTAGCTTTTGCTCACGGTTTTTCTGTTCACTACAACCAGGTTACGCCACGTGCTGACCTTGACGTGATCATGATTGCACCAAAAGCGCCAGGTCACACTGTGCGTTCTGAGTTTGTGAAAGGCGGTGGAATTCCTGACTTGATCGCTATTTACCAGGATGCATCGGGTAATGCGAAAAATGTTGCACTATCTTACGCTAGCGGCGTAGGTGGTGGACGTACCGGTATTATTGAAACCACGTTTAAAGATGAAACAGAGACTGACTTGTTCGGTGAGCAAGCTGTTCTGTGTGGTGGTACCGTTGAGCTGGTAAAAGCAGGTTTTGAAATTTTAGTTGAAGCTGGTTATGCACCAGAGATGGCGTACTTTGAGTGCTTGCACGAGTTGAAATTGATTGTAGACCTTATGTTCGAAGGCGGCATTGCGAATATGAACTACTCAATTTCTAACAACGCAGAGTACGGTGAGTATGTAACTGGTCCTGAAGTGATTAACGATGAGTCACGTGCAGCAATGCGTAATGCTCTAAAGCGTATTCAGAATGGTGAGTATGCGAAAATGTTCATCACTGAAGGTGCAACCAACTATCCTTCAATGACAGCAAATCGTCGCAACAATGCTGCGCACGGTATTGAGGTTGTTGGTGAGAAACTGCGTTCCATGATGCCATGGATCTCAGCTAACAAAATTGTTGATAAATCAAAAAACTGA